A single window of Pygocentrus nattereri isolate fPygNat1 chromosome 24, fPygNat1.pri, whole genome shotgun sequence DNA harbors:
- the zmp:0000000930 gene encoding telethonin, translating into MHCLSRTPRSYLVNSYSDVKENDETRRESYEATWLDLVMETRPEYKNTLAEKDSSRKESYERKQVVHFIVRRFPNQTLCIGQDGMTMHEYFLPYKNVLPIPIFVPRDITALHETNQEPSPPYLQSIMDSEKSWSEKREPVADMKGKQQLIQPDRVEFRTSGLISPPRDAAQRT; encoded by the exons ATGCACTGCCTGAGCAGAACGCCCAGGTCTTACCTGGTCAACTCGTACAGTGACGTGAAGGAAAATGACGAGACCAGGAGGGAATCATACGAGGCCACCTGGCTGGACCTGGTGATGGAGACGAGGCCAGAATACAA AAACACGCTCGCAGAGAAAGACTCGTCAAGGAAGGAGAGTTACGAGCGAAAGCAGGTGGTTCATTTCATCGTCCGCAGGTTCCCCAACCAGACGCTTTGCATCGGCCAGGATGGGATGACGATGCATGAATATTTCCTACCTTACAAAAATGTTCTCCCAATACCGATTTTCGTGCCTCGGGACATCACAGCTCTGCACGAGACAAACCAGGAGCCGTCTCCTCCTTATCTGCAGTCAATCATGGACAGTGAGAAGAGCTGGAGTGAGAAGAGAGAACCAGTGGCTGACATGAAAGGCAAACAGCAACTAATCCAGCCCGACAGGGTGGAATTCAGGACATCAGGCCTCATTTCACCACCAAGGGATGCTGCCCAAAGGACATGA